The DNA segment CCTGCGGCGTGGCGGGGAGTATTGCGCCCGAAGGGGTCTTGTAGAACAGTAAGCCCGAGACCCGGGCGTCGAGGCCCTCGTAGTACGAGTCCGACGTGTTGGATACTGTGGAGCCCTTCTGGAGGGCGCCGAGGATTAGTGAGGCCGTAGTGCCCAGGCTCCACTGCCCGGTGGGGGAGACGGCCTTGTCCCCCAACACCCCGGCGACAGGCGGGGAGGCGAAGCCGTGCTCAACCCCGCCGCCCCCCGTGGGGCTGAACTCGACCCAACCGTCGAGAGTCGGGTCTGCAAGGTAAGCCGCCCCCCCGCCATCCACCGCCACTATCCTAGGGCTTCCTCCCCCGTCCCACACTAGGAGGCTTGAGACGCCTAGCCTGGAGGCTGTGTAGAAGTCTGCTCTGACGCTAGGGTTATCCAGGTTTATAACGGCGACCTCTCCGGAAGAGGTTCCCACAGCCGCCCAGGAGCCTGTTGAACCGTCTATAGCCAGTTCTGTGGGGTCGCCGACGAGGGCCTGGCTCCATGAGAGGCTCTTAGACCCCATGTCAACCCCCATAACGAGGCTCCCGAGCCCGGGCGAGGAGCCCGCCGCCACCAGGAGGCCCCTCCCCTCTGAGTATGCCGACAGCTGAACCGTAACGCCTCCAGGCAGGCTATAGCCCCTCAGCCCGTAAACCCTAGTGTAGAACCCTTCAAGCTCTTCCCCCGCGATCAGCCCCTGCTGGGGCGCCTCGCCCGGAGAGGCTGATAGGGGGGGCGAGGAGGCTAATGCCAGTATAGCGAGTATTGCTAAGGCTAGAAGGAGCTGTCTCAGGTTAATAAAGCTATTCTTCGACAACCCAGGGTAACCCCCGGGTATACAGTAGGCCCAAGGGGTTTATGATATTATGCACCTCCCACCTCTTCCCTCGCCGGATTCAAAGCCCCAGAGCCAGTAGTATCCTGGTGGGGGATGTTGGTGTTGAGGGTTAGCTGTGTTCAGGAGGCTATAAGGAAGGCGTATCTCGAGAGGGACGCGGCCCGGGGGCTTTTCCAAACCTTCTCGTGGCTTGTGGAGGAGGTTGGAGAGCTCTCAGAGGCCCTTAGAAGGGGTGAAAAGGATGGGATCGCAGAGGAGATAGCAGACGTTATAGCATGGACAATCAGCATAGCCAACCTGGTTGGGGTGGATGTCGAAGAGGCCCTAAGATCTAAGTACGGCGGCGAACTCTCAGGCTGCACCGGCTAGACAGCCCAGCCTCCCCAAACCTCCCCGGAGGCTTGAGGGCCGGCGTCCCGCCCTTAGCAGGATCACCTATCTTGAATAACGGGTTTATGCTGCACAGGCTTCCACCCGGGGGGGCGTTAGCCGCCTGGAGTAGTCTGGCGTTTCGGGGTTGCGACAGTGCAGCTGGTATTGAGGCTGTTGAACCGCGGCTATGTGGGTGACCCCGACTTGAAGGCCTTCACAATCTCGGCCAGCCTCTCCGGGTTCTCCTCGGCTAGCGTGCCTGTGACTAGGACGTCTGCCCCGGCTTCCGCCGCGGCCCTCGCGGCTTCCGGCGTCCTCACGCCCCCGCCCACTGTGAGGAGGACCTCGCCCCTGTACCCGGCGGCGTCTATGAGCTTCCTCGAAGCTGCTACTGCCTCTGGGGGGACGGGTTTGGGGGCCCCGCTCCCGGCTTCGAGGTATACTATCCTCCCCCCCATCATTGCCCCTGCCAGTGCGTGGAGGGCTGCCAGCTCGGGCTTCTCGTAGGGTATGGGTCTGGCCCTTGCTACGAAGCCCGCGGCGCCTCCGTAGCCGACTATTATGTAGCTGGTCGGTATAGCCTCTAGCCCGAGCTTTAGGGCCAGGGGGGCGCCGAGTATCTGGGCCTGGACTATGTAGTATGGGTTGTCGCTGTTCAACACTGTTAGGAAGAGAACGGCGTCGGCATGGCGGCTCGCGTTCGTATGGCCCCCCGGGAATAGTATGACGGGGAGGCCGGAGGTCTTCGCCGCCTTCACAACCTCGTCGGTCTCCTCGAAAGTAACGCCAATACTCCCGCCTACCAGCACGGCGTCGCTCCCCGCCTCGGCAGCTCTAGCCGCTATCTCCCCGGCCTCGGCGGGGCCTGTCTTGTCGGGGTCTATCAGGGTGAAGTGGAGCCTCCCGCTAGACCTCCTCTTCTCCAGGAGCTTCTCCAGAAGCCTCCTCCCCGCCAACCTCTCCACACCCTCTGCCCTCGAAATAGGCGTCGCTCACCAGGTTATACACGTCAACCTTCTCCAGACCCTCGGGCACCTCCATCTCGCAGCGGAGGCCGCAGTTGCCGCACACCGCCACAGCCCTCTTGACCCCGCTCTTCACATTCCCCTCCTCATCCTTAGCCTGGGTTAGGGTTATCGAGAGCGTGAGGCTGCCGCACCGGGGGCAGGTGAAGTATCTCTTGTAAACCTGCGGGACGCTCCGGACCTGCCTCCTCATCCTCTTCCTACGCCGCCTGCCCAAAGTCTATAGGCACCCCTCATGGATGCAAGGTTTGTCCAGAGGCCTTTTAGCCTTGGATGCAAACCCTGTGGGGGGAAGAGGGGTGCCTAGGCTTGGCCCAGGGCTTCAAGGTTAGAGACCCCTCCCTGGCCGGGGAGGGCAGGATGCAGATAGAGTGGGCGGAGAGGCACATGCCAGTGCTCATGAGGCTGCGTTCTGAGATGAGGGGGGAGAGGCCGCTGCGCGGTGTTAGGGTTGCGGCGTGCCTCCACGTCACCAAGGAGACGGCGGTGCTGGTTGAGACTCTGAGGGAGTGGGGGGCCGAGGTCTACCTAGCCCCCAGCAACCCCCTCTCCACCCAGGACGAGGTTGCCGCGGCCCTGGCGGAGGCTGGTATAGGTGTTTTCGCGTGGAGGGGCATGACCCCCGAGGAGTATAACTGGGCTCTAACCACGGTGGCCGGGAGGGAGCCGGACATAGTTATCGACGATGGAGCCGACCTCCACGTTCTCCTGCACGAGGAGATGAGGAGCGTGGGGGAGAGGGTGTGGGGAGGCACGGAGGAGACTACAACGGGTGTCATAAGGCTTAGGGCCCTCGAGCGGGAGGGCAGGCTCCTCTACCCCGTGATAGCTGTTAACGACGCCCTGACGAAGTTCATGTTCGACAACAGGTATGGGACCGGGCAGAGCACTGTAGACGGGGTGCTCAGAGCCACTAACATACTGATCGCCGGTAAGACGGTTGTTGTAGCGGGCTATGGATGGGTGGGCAGGGGTATAGCCGCCAGGTTCAGGGGGATGGGCGCCAGGGTTGTGGTCACCGAGGTCGACCCGATAAGGGCTCTCGAGGCTGCTATGGACGGGTTCTCCGTCGCCACGATGGACGAAGCCGCTTCCGTCGGCGACGTGTTCATAACCGCGACGGGTAACATAAACGTGATAGACTCCAGGCATATGGAGAAGATGAAGGACGGGGCTATACTTGCAAACGCAGGCCACTTCAACGTGGAGATAAACGTCAAGGCGCTCGAGGAGATGAGCGTCTCAAAGAGGAGGGTGAGGAGATACCTAGACGAGTACACCCTCCCCGACGGGAGGAGGCTATACCTGATAGGAGAGGGGAGGCTGGTCAACCTGGTCGCGGCCGAGGGCCACCCCAGCGAGGTTATGGACATGAGCTTCTCCAACCAGGCCCTCGCCGTCCTCAAGATAGCCAGGGAGAGGGGGAGGCTGGAGAAGAGGGTGCACAGGGTTGAGAGGAGCCAGGACGAGAAGGTCGCCAGCCTCAAGCTGGAGACCATGGGTATAAGGATAGACAGGCTCACGGAGGAGCAGAGGCTCTACCTGCAGAAGTGGAAATAATCCGGAAACAGCTCCGGAAACAGTATTAAACCCTGGGAGGAATTGTAGATAGCTGTGGAGGCCTGGGCCCGTAGCTCAGCCAGGTAGAGCGCCCGGCTCATACCGCCGGGTCTCGGGTTCGAGCCAAACCCGCGTGAGACACCGGGTGGTCGGGGGTTCAAATCCCCCCGGGCCCACCACACATCCTAGCCAGCGATGAGGACGGTGGAGCGACGCTGACCACAACGGGGATGAGGAGCGACACTCCTCCGAGCACACGAGACAAAGCCTGCGAGGCTAGGATGGCTGTATCGCGGGGAGAACGGTGCAAACTTCTTAAACCGCCTACCCACAACCCAAAGAATAGTGGGGGCGGAGCCCCCTACCCAGAGACTCTGCCGGAGTAAGTGTAGGCAGGGGGTCCAAGGCTCGAGAATGCCTGCGTGGAACGAGGACCTCGGGGTGTTCGAAAGGCTGTTGGCGAGTGGAGTGGTGTTGGAGAGATGGCCAGCGTGAGGTTCGAGGACCTGAGGGTTAACGGCAGTGTAGTCTGCCCCAGGTGCAGGATACCGATGTACTATGCCAGCGAGACCGTGAAAGAGGGTGGAAGGCACATGATAACCAGGTTCTACGTCTGCACCTCCTGCAAGCTAAGGCTAGTAGACGAGAGGATAGTCGTTATCCCACACTCCAGCATTGTCGAGGTGGAGGTAACTGGCGACAGGAGGACCATCTACAGACAACATGTAGACAAGCCTAGAAGGCAGGCCAGGGGAAGGGCTACAAGGAGATAATAGACCTAGACTATATTTTTGCATGCAACCCTGTTTTTTAACGGCAAACCCCCCAGGGCTAATCAGGAAGCCCCGGGAAGCCCCCTTACGGGGCTGATGCTTAAATTATGGATTTGTAGAGTTTATATTCATAACCTGCCTAGGTTCTTCTCTCGACCCCTGCGGGTGATGGGAGCGGTGTTCCAAGACCCATAGGGTTAGTCTAGATATGAGCCCCACGCCGCTGGGCTCCACCGCCCTCCGCAACACCCCAGAGGGGGCTTGGTTGCCAGCGCGGGCGAGGCGGAGCTGGATGAAAACCACATCACAGTAGGAACTGGGGCTATGGGGCTATAATGTGGGGGGACGGCAATCCTGGCTTCACGCATTATCCTAATTTCCCCTTCGGGACTCTACACACTCATACTCCGGTGCTCTTTGGTGAGGCGCCTCAGGGAGATGTACATGGAGTATAGGAGGATAGTGCAGGTGTATCCCGACACGCCAGCCATAGCTAGGAGGATGTTTGTGACCAACGGTTTCGATGGTCTCCTGGCCGCCATAGGCGTTAACATAGGCGGCTACAGCAGCGGGGCTGATCCGGTTGTCATGGTTATGAGCATTATGGGAGGGTCGCTTGCTATGGGTGTTCTGAGCGGGGTCGTGGGTGTTTATCTCAGCGAGAGGGCTGAGAGGCTTAAGGAGCTGTCTAGGCTGGAGAAGAAGGTGTCGAGGAGCCTGAGGAGGAGCATATACTGGAAGGCCGCCAACATAATACCCCTCTACATAGCGCTCTGGAGCGGGGTGGGTGTGATAGCCTTCCCCCTGGTAAGCATCACCCCCTATATCGCAGCGGCCTACGGCCTCCTCGGCATGGGAGAGGCTTTCGCGGCCTCCCTAGCCATAGCACTTACACTATCGGCGGCCCTAGGCCTCTACCTAGGCGTTGTGAGCGGCGAGAGCAAGCTGTACTCGATGGTTAGGGGGCTGATGCTCGCTGTGGGGGCTATTATACTGGTGCACCTGTTCAAGTTCGCCGTTGCAGGGCCCCTGCCAGGGTGAGGGGCAGCCTGGCGAACGCCTCAACCAGGAACCTCAGCTCGACAAGGTCTATATGCTCGTCTGGAGCGTGGGCCAGCTCTCCGCGGGGCCCGTATGCAAGGGCTTTAGAGCCTTTGACGGTGTAGTACCACATGTCAAGGCCCCCGGGGCATACAACAGGCTGTCCTATAACCCTCCCTGACTGGCGGGCCGCCTCACGGAGAGCCTCGTACAGCTCCCCCGGCTCGTTTATAGCCGGCTCCGCAGAGATGACCTCCTCCGCCTCGACCTCAGCCCCATGCTTCACAGAGAGCCAGGTCAGCACGCCGACAAGCTCGCCCCGCGCCTGGGCCACGGTCTCCTCCGGTATGAGACGCCTGTCCACCGTGAAGTAGAACTCTCCCGGCACCTGGTTAGTCTTCCCTCCCCCGGTGACGCCAGCCTCGCCCCCCAGGGATACTGTAGGCCTGGCGGACTCCTCAGGCTCTATCCTGTACTTGCTCCTCCTTCCAGCGTACATAGCGGCGAGAGCCTGCTGGAGGTCTAGGGCTATGGCAGACGCCAGCAGGAAAGCGTTCCGCCCGTGCCAGGGCGTGCTGGCGTGAGCAGTCCTCCCCTTAACCCGGACCTTCATCCAGAGTATACCCCTGTGGCCGTGCCACGGCTTCTCCAGGCCGCTGGGCTCCGGCAGTATAACGTACTCGGGCGTCACACCCATCCCGTTCACAAGGTATCCTGTGCCGCACTCGCCCCCGATCTCCTCGTCGGGCACGAAGGCAGCCTCAAGCCTAAGCCCCTGCGGCCAGGCCCCCGAGAGCTGGAGGGCCTTGAAGGCGCCGAGGGCGGCGGCTATACCCCCCTTCATGTCTATAGCGCCGCGGCCGTAGAGCTTCCCATCCTTCACCACAGGCTTGAAAGGCTCTGTTACAGTCCACCCCGGCCCGCCTGGCACGACGTCGTAGTGGCCGTTGAAGTGGAGGGCGGGGCCCCCCTCCCCCCTCCTGCCGTAGACTATAAACCTGGGGTTCTCGGAGGCGTGTCTACACTTCTCCCTCTGATACTCAGCGGGGACCCTCTCAACAGCCACCTCAAAGCCCATGGACTCGAGCTCCCTGGCTAGGAGTTCCGCGGCCTCCTCATAGTGGTCCCCCTGGGGGGCGACAGTCGGGATCGAGACCAGCCTCTTCAACACCTCCACAGAGTAGCCGAAAGCCTCCTCCAACACACCAGCTTCTAGAGAAGCGGCCAACGGGTTCACCAGGATAGTATATTGGGGGGTGAGGATATTAGGTTGACGCACACAGACGTTCGGCCATGCAGCTTCACACCGTATAAAATAGAGAGACTTCCCGCCCCGCCCTCAACCCTTTCCTGAGGGTTATGGGGTTATGGTGGCCGTGGAGGCCAACGGCG comes from the Aeropyrum camini SY1 = JCM 12091 genome and includes:
- a CDS encoding MazG nucleotide pyrophosphohydrolase domain-containing protein: MRVSCVQEAIRKAYLERDAARGLFQTFSWLVEEVGELSEALRRGEKDGIAEEIADVIAWTISIANLVGVDVEEALRSKYGGELSGCTG
- a CDS encoding geranylgeranylglyceryl/heptaprenylglyceryl phosphate synthase, producing the protein MAGRRLLEKLLEKRRSSGRLHFTLIDPDKTGPAEAGEIAARAAEAGSDAVLVGGSIGVTFEETDEVVKAAKTSGLPVILFPGGHTNASRHADAVLFLTVLNSDNPYYIVQAQILGAPLALKLGLEAIPTSYIIVGYGGAAGFVARARPIPYEKPELAALHALAGAMMGGRIVYLEAGSGAPKPVPPEAVAASRKLIDAAGYRGEVLLTVGGGVRTPEAARAAAEAGADVLVTGTLAEENPERLAEIVKAFKSGSPT
- a CDS encoding Zn ribbon-containing protein; the encoded protein is MGRRRRKRMRRQVRSVPQVYKRYFTCPRCGSLTLSITLTQAKDEEGNVKSGVKRAVAVCGNCGLRCEMEVPEGLEKVDVYNLVSDAYFEGRGCGEVGGEEASGEAPGEEEV
- the ahcY gene encoding adenosylhomocysteinase, coding for MQTLWGEEGCLGLAQGFKVRDPSLAGEGRMQIEWAERHMPVLMRLRSEMRGERPLRGVRVAACLHVTKETAVLVETLREWGAEVYLAPSNPLSTQDEVAAALAEAGIGVFAWRGMTPEEYNWALTTVAGREPDIVIDDGADLHVLLHEEMRSVGERVWGGTEETTTGVIRLRALEREGRLLYPVIAVNDALTKFMFDNRYGTGQSTVDGVLRATNILIAGKTVVVAGYGWVGRGIAARFRGMGARVVVTEVDPIRALEAAMDGFSVATMDEAASVGDVFITATGNINVIDSRHMEKMKDGAILANAGHFNVEINVKALEEMSVSKRRVRRYLDEYTLPDGRRLYLIGEGRLVNLVAAEGHPSEVMDMSFSNQALAVLKIARERGRLEKRVHRVERSQDEKVASLKLETMGIRIDRLTEEQRLYLQKWK
- a CDS encoding M20 family metallopeptidase codes for the protein MAASLEAGVLEEAFGYSVEVLKRLVSIPTVAPQGDHYEEAAELLARELESMGFEVAVERVPAEYQREKCRHASENPRFIVYGRRGEGGPALHFNGHYDVVPGGPGWTVTEPFKPVVKDGKLYGRGAIDMKGGIAAALGAFKALQLSGAWPQGLRLEAAFVPDEEIGGECGTGYLVNGMGVTPEYVILPEPSGLEKPWHGHRGILWMKVRVKGRTAHASTPWHGRNAFLLASAIALDLQQALAAMYAGRRSKYRIEPEESARPTVSLGGEAGVTGGGKTNQVPGEFYFTVDRRLIPEETVAQARGELVGVLTWLSVKHGAEVEAEEVISAEPAINEPGELYEALREAARQSGRVIGQPVVCPGGLDMWYYTVKGSKALAYGPRGELAHAPDEHIDLVELRFLVEAFARLPLTLAGALQRRT